Proteins from a single region of Azospira inquinata:
- a CDS encoding PP2C family protein-serine/threonine phosphatase yields MSLILDACVAQHQGDRREQQDRVALVPHPRQPQVALAVLADGMGGHTGGAQAAEQVIVTATNDLQAYAPREETPENLLAEIIRESHLLIRTGRLLNEQDPHSTVVLLLLQGRQATWAHCGDSRLYHFRGEALLCRSRDHSYVQHLVDQGKITPTQALSHPNRNVLLTSLGDREEPRVDWGHGEVQPGDCFLLCSDGLWAYFSEEELGRILAANSAREGAAILIDLARQRCRGKGDNCSLAVLRLEAGKA; encoded by the coding sequence ATGTCTTTGATTTTGGATGCCTGCGTTGCCCAACATCAGGGGGATCGGCGGGAACAGCAGGACCGGGTGGCCCTGGTCCCCCATCCCCGTCAGCCCCAGGTGGCCCTGGCAGTCCTGGCCGACGGCATGGGGGGACATACCGGGGGCGCCCAGGCGGCGGAACAGGTCATTGTCACCGCCACCAATGACCTCCAGGCCTACGCCCCCCGGGAAGAAACTCCGGAAAACCTGCTGGCGGAAATTATCCGGGAATCCCATCTGCTGATCCGCACGGGGCGCCTGCTCAACGAGCAGGACCCCCATAGCACCGTGGTGCTTCTGCTGCTCCAGGGGCGTCAGGCCACCTGGGCCCATTGTGGCGATTCCCGGCTTTACCATTTCCGTGGCGAGGCGCTCCTGTGCCGTAGCCGGGACCATTCCTACGTCCAGCATCTGGTGGATCAGGGGAAAATCACCCCGACCCAGGCCTTATCCCATCCCAACCGCAATGTGCTGCTCACCTCCCTGGGGGACCGGGAAGAGCCCCGGGTGGATTGGGGCCACGGGGAGGTCCAGCCCGGGGACTGCTTCCTCCTCTGTTCCGACGGTCTTTGGGCCTATTTTTCCGAGGAAGAGCTGGGCCGTATTTTGGCTGCCAATTCCGCCCGGGAAGGGGCAGCCATTCTCATTGATCTGGCCCGCCAGCGTTGCCGGGGCAAGGGGGACAACTGTTCCCTGGCGGTGCTGCGCCTGGAGGCAGGCAAGGCCTGA
- a CDS encoding malate dehydrogenase, producing the protein MKVSIIGMGAVGTEIVGNLINLTDISEIVAVDRDRAKAEAEMWDFAHTTAFTYSKNPLLTVGDYPDTAASDIVVVTAGTQLKAGQTRGDLVSANAVIVRNILAKVQAYSPNAILIMVTNPVDVLAWVAVRHCGWPRERVISAGTVIDSARFLRILSDHVGIDPKNIFGYVLGEHGSTSFIPWSICNVCGLDLDTYCQDNAITPVDREQIHHQVLEAGFEIFRRKGNTNHGIAASVFRIIRAIETNEHSVLPVGALLDGEYETRDVVISVPCVVGRSGIERVLSYTLAAEELAEFRRSEGHLRELAVRAEQALAAAPAVGS; encoded by the coding sequence GTGAAAGTCTCTATTATCGGCATGGGTGCGGTGGGCACCGAAATTGTCGGCAACCTCATTAATCTCACGGACATTTCCGAAATCGTCGCCGTGGACCGGGATCGGGCCAAGGCGGAAGCGGAAATGTGGGATTTCGCCCATACCACCGCCTTTACCTACAGCAAGAACCCTCTCCTCACCGTGGGCGACTACCCGGATACGGCGGCGAGCGACATTGTGGTGGTGACCGCCGGCACTCAGCTCAAGGCGGGCCAGACCCGGGGCGATCTGGTGAGCGCCAATGCGGTAATCGTGCGCAACATCCTGGCCAAGGTGCAGGCCTATTCCCCCAACGCCATCCTAATCATGGTTACCAATCCGGTGGATGTGCTGGCCTGGGTGGCGGTGCGCCACTGCGGCTGGCCCCGGGAGCGGGTCATCAGCGCCGGGACGGTGATCGATTCCGCCCGTTTCCTGCGCATCCTCAGCGACCATGTGGGCATCGACCCGAAAAATATCTTCGGCTATGTGCTGGGGGAACACGGCTCCACCAGCTTTATCCCCTGGAGCATTTGCAATGTGTGCGGCCTGGACCTGGACACCTATTGCCAGGACAACGCCATTACCCCGGTGGATCGGGAGCAGATCCATCACCAGGTGCTGGAGGCGGGCTTCGAGATTTTCCGGCGCAAGGGCAATACCAACCACGGCATTGCGGCCAGCGTTTTCCGCATTATTCGGGCCATTGAGACCAACGAGCATTCCGTACTGCCCGTGGGGGCCCTGCTGGATGGGGAATATGAGACCCGGGATGTGGTGATCAGCGTGCCCTGCGTGGTGGGGCGGAGCGGCATTGAGCGGGTGTTGAGTTACACCCTGGCGGCGGAGGAACTGGCGGAATTCCGCCGTTCCGAAGGCCATTTGCGGGAACTGGCGGTGCGGGCGGAACAGGCTCTGGCGGCGGCACCCGCCGTGGGCAGTTGA
- a CDS encoding bacteriohemerythrin produces the protein MVTTDLSYAWNDAYSVGIQEVDEQHKVLLQLLDALHLAIRAGQGAESLAVLNQLVDYTRHHFTMEESLMRVTNYPDFGPHKELHQNLMAQIHKVQDELAGGQLDLDGEMLQFVKIWLIQHINETDRRFGKFFHSTGLEPQWSPAVAEAMGKKKWWWQFW, from the coding sequence ATGGTGACCACTGACCTTTCCTATGCCTGGAACGATGCCTACAGCGTGGGCATCCAGGAGGTGGACGAACAGCACAAGGTGCTCCTGCAACTACTGGATGCCCTGCACCTGGCCATCCGGGCCGGCCAGGGGGCGGAAAGCCTGGCGGTGCTGAACCAGCTGGTGGATTACACCCGCCACCACTTCACCATGGAAGAAAGTCTGATGCGGGTCACCAATTACCCGGATTTCGGCCCCCACAAGGAGCTGCACCAGAATCTCATGGCCCAGATTCACAAGGTCCAGGATGAACTGGCGGGTGGCCAGCTGGACCTGGACGGAGAAATGCTCCAGTTCGTCAAAATCTGGCTGATCCAGCACATCAACGAAACGGATCGGCGCTTCGGGAAGTTTTTCCACAGCACGGGCCTGGAGCCCCAGTGGTCCCCCGCCGTGGCGGAAGCCATGGGCAAAAAGAAGTGGTGGTGGCAGTTCTGGTGA
- the alaS gene encoding alanine--tRNA ligase encodes MKSAEIRQKYLQFFASKGHQIVPSSSLVPHGDPTLLFTNAGMNQFKDVFLGFDKRPYSRATTAQKCVRAGGKHNDLENVGYTARHHTFFEMLGNFSFGDYFKHDAIHYAWELLTQVFKLAPEKLWVTVYAADDEAYKIWNEEVGVPAERIVRIGDNKGAPYASDNFWMMGDTGPCGPCTEIFYDHGEDIAGGPPGSPDEDGDRYIEIWNNVFMQFNRDEAGVMHPLPKPSVDTGMGLERISAVLQGVHSNYDIDLFQNLIRAAARETSDSDMESPSLKVLADHIRACTFLVSDGVIPSNEGRGYVLRRIIRRAIRHGYKLGARQAFFYRLVPDVVKEMGEAYPDIKTGQDRIAQVLRTEEERFFETIEHGMGILEGELAAMAQSGNTVFNGETAFKLHDTYGFPLDLTADVCRERNVTVDEAAFDAAMARQKEQARAAGKFKMALALEYNGPETTFHGYDTLNCQGTVYALYKDGAPVTQLNEGDLGVVVLDNTPFYAESGGQVGDQGVLQGAALFQVEDTLKIQAKVFGHHGVVKTGTLKVGDNVTAKVDTEIRARTRRNHSATHLMHKALREVLGGHVQQKGSQVDGDKARFDFAHNSPLSAEEITRVEALVNGQILQNTATQTRVMSIEEAQETGAMMLFGEKYGATVRVLDIGNSREFCGGTHVTRTGDIGLFKIVAETGVAAGVRRIEAVTGDNALALIQQQQDVLAQAAAAFKAPVGEVPAKIAQLQDHMKALEKELAKLKSKLAASQGDDLLAQATKIKDVAVLATLLEGADVPTLRETLDKLKDKLGSAIIVLGSANGDKVSLIAGVTADLTGKVKAGELVNFVAQQVGGKGGGRPDMAQAGGTQPKNLPAALQGVGAWVEGKL; translated from the coding sequence ATGAAAAGCGCCGAAATCCGTCAAAAATATCTTCAGTTTTTCGCCTCCAAGGGCCACCAGATCGTGCCCTCCAGCTCCCTGGTCCCCCACGGCGACCCCACCCTGCTGTTTACCAACGCGGGGATGAACCAGTTCAAGGACGTGTTCCTGGGCTTTGACAAGCGCCCCTATTCCCGGGCCACCACCGCCCAGAAGTGCGTGCGGGCCGGGGGCAAGCACAATGACCTGGAAAACGTGGGTTACACCGCCCGCCACCACACCTTCTTCGAAATGCTGGGCAATTTCAGCTTCGGGGATTATTTCAAGCACGACGCCATCCACTACGCCTGGGAACTGCTCACCCAGGTGTTCAAGCTGGCCCCGGAAAAGCTCTGGGTCACCGTCTATGCGGCGGATGACGAAGCCTACAAAATCTGGAACGAGGAAGTGGGCGTGCCGGCGGAACGCATTGTGCGCATCGGCGACAACAAGGGCGCCCCTTACGCCTCCGACAATTTCTGGATGATGGGGGACACGGGCCCCTGCGGCCCCTGCACGGAAATTTTCTACGACCACGGGGAAGACATCGCCGGGGGGCCTCCCGGGTCTCCCGATGAAGACGGCGACCGCTACATCGAAATCTGGAACAACGTGTTCATGCAGTTCAACCGGGACGAAGCCGGGGTCATGCATCCCCTGCCCAAGCCCAGCGTGGACACGGGCATGGGCCTGGAACGGATTTCCGCCGTACTCCAAGGCGTGCACAGCAATTACGACATCGACCTGTTCCAGAACCTGATCCGGGCCGCCGCCCGGGAAACCAGCGACTCGGACATGGAAAGCCCCTCCCTCAAGGTGCTGGCCGACCACATCCGGGCCTGCACCTTCCTGGTCTCCGACGGGGTCATCCCCAGCAACGAAGGCCGGGGCTATGTGCTGCGCCGCATCATCCGCCGGGCCATCCGCCACGGTTACAAGCTGGGCGCCCGCCAGGCCTTCTTCTACCGCCTGGTGCCCGACGTGGTGAAGGAAATGGGGGAAGCCTATCCGGACATTAAGACCGGCCAGGACCGCATCGCCCAGGTGCTGCGCACGGAAGAAGAGCGGTTCTTCGAAACCATCGAACACGGCATGGGCATCCTGGAAGGGGAACTGGCCGCCATGGCCCAGTCCGGCAACACGGTTTTCAACGGGGAAACCGCCTTCAAGCTCCACGACACCTACGGCTTTCCCCTGGATTTGACCGCCGACGTCTGCCGGGAACGGAATGTGACGGTGGACGAGGCGGCCTTTGACGCCGCCATGGCCCGGCAAAAGGAACAGGCCCGGGCGGCGGGCAAATTCAAGATGGCCCTGGCCCTGGAATACAACGGCCCGGAAACCACCTTCCACGGTTACGACACCCTGAACTGCCAGGGCACGGTGTATGCCCTCTACAAGGACGGCGCCCCGGTCACCCAGCTCAATGAAGGGGATCTGGGCGTGGTGGTGCTGGACAACACCCCCTTCTACGCCGAATCCGGCGGCCAGGTGGGGGATCAGGGCGTGCTCCAGGGCGCGGCCCTGTTCCAGGTGGAAGACACCCTGAAAATTCAGGCCAAGGTCTTCGGCCACCACGGGGTGGTGAAGACCGGCACCCTGAAGGTGGGGGATAACGTTACCGCCAAGGTGGATACGGAAATCCGGGCCCGCACCCGGCGCAACCACTCCGCCACCCACCTGATGCACAAAGCCCTGCGGGAAGTACTAGGAGGCCACGTGCAACAGAAGGGCTCCCAGGTGGACGGGGACAAGGCCCGGTTCGACTTCGCCCACAACTCCCCCCTGAGCGCCGAGGAAATCACCCGGGTGGAAGCCCTGGTGAATGGGCAAATTCTGCAAAACACCGCCACCCAGACCCGAGTGATGAGCATTGAGGAAGCACAGGAAACCGGCGCCATGATGCTCTTCGGGGAAAAATACGGCGCCACCGTGCGGGTGCTAGATATCGGCAATTCCCGGGAATTCTGCGGCGGCACCCACGTGACCCGCACCGGGGATATCGGCCTCTTCAAGATCGTGGCGGAAACCGGCGTGGCCGCCGGGGTGCGTCGGATTGAAGCGGTCACCGGGGACAATGCCCTGGCCCTCATTCAGCAACAGCAGGACGTGCTGGCCCAGGCCGCCGCCGCCTTCAAGGCCCCGGTAGGGGAAGTGCCCGCCAAAATCGCCCAGCTCCAGGACCACATGAAGGCCCTGGAAAAGGAACTGGCCAAGCTCAAATCCAAGCTAGCCGCCAGTCAGGGGGACGATCTCCTGGCCCAGGCCACCAAGATCAAGGACGTGGCCGTGCTGGCCACCCTGCTGGAAGGGGCGGACGTGCCCACCCTGCGGGAAACCCTGGACAAGCTCAAGGATAAGCTGGGCTCCGCCATCATCGTCCTGGGTAGCGCCAACGGAGACAAGGTGAGCCTGATCGCCGGCGTCACCGCCGACCTCACCGGCAAGGTGAAAGCCGGGGAACTGGTGAACTTCGTTGCCCAGCAGGTGGGGGGCAAGGGTGGCGGCCGTCCCGACATGGCCCAGGCCGGCGGCACCCAGCCGAAAAACCTGCCCGCCGCCCTGCAAGGGGTGGGCGCCTGGGTGGAAGGCAAGCTGTAG
- a CDS encoding DUF2076 domain-containing protein, whose amino-acid sequence MTPQEQQLLSAFLQQMEQLPGQVLDTEANQLIQRSLAARPDAPYLLVQKAILQEQALHAAQARIAALENDVRQLQAAQGAAPATGGFLGASAWGNSAAAPQAPAAPRSVAGYSNSGLPISNYTPANNQAPAAPARSSGAMGGFLGTAAATAAGVVGGSLLFQGVESLFGHHQSGFGQGGGWFGGDAQNNPENVTVNNYYGDRQDSLTDSGSADFGDIGGDASTMDFGTDDDFS is encoded by the coding sequence ATGACCCCCCAAGAACAGCAATTGCTCAGCGCTTTTCTCCAACAAATGGAACAACTGCCCGGCCAGGTGCTGGACACGGAAGCCAACCAGCTCATCCAACGCAGTCTGGCGGCCCGCCCCGACGCCCCCTATCTGCTGGTGCAGAAAGCCATACTCCAGGAACAGGCCCTGCACGCCGCCCAGGCCCGCATCGCGGCCCTGGAAAATGATGTGCGCCAGCTGCAAGCCGCCCAGGGCGCGGCTCCCGCCACCGGCGGCTTCCTCGGCGCCTCCGCCTGGGGCAATTCGGCGGCCGCACCCCAGGCCCCCGCCGCCCCCCGCAGCGTGGCAGGCTACAGCAATAGCGGCCTGCCCATCAGCAATTACACCCCGGCCAACAATCAGGCCCCGGCCGCTCCGGCCCGGAGTTCCGGCGCCATGGGAGGCTTTCTCGGCACGGCGGCGGCCACTGCTGCTGGCGTGGTGGGGGGCTCCCTCCTCTTTCAAGGGGTGGAAAGCCTCTTCGGCCATCACCAGAGCGGTTTCGGCCAGGGCGGCGGCTGGTTCGGCGGCGATGCCCAGAACAACCCGGAAAATGTAACGGTAAATAACTACTACGGTGACCGTCAGGACAGCCTGACGGACAGCGGCAGCGCCGATTTCGGCGATATTGGCGGCGACGCCAGCACCATGGATTTCGGTACGGACGACGATTTTTCCTGA
- a CDS encoding alpha/beta fold hydrolase has product MPFWTNRRFAPEVIEATNQGVEALKRRFQAQHLILVGYSGGGAVAALVASRRRDVVGLVTVAGNLDPQAWVQWHGLEALSGSLSPVEEVTALASVPQWHFVGAKDENISPALVEGFAARFPAGQRPHVVTVPGFDHQCCWAERWPELWHRLQPQMYP; this is encoded by the coding sequence ATGCCCTTTTGGACCAACCGGCGCTTTGCCCCGGAAGTGATTGAGGCCACCAATCAGGGGGTGGAGGCGCTGAAACGGCGTTTTCAGGCCCAGCACTTGATTTTGGTTGGTTATTCCGGTGGTGGTGCGGTGGCGGCCCTGGTGGCATCCCGGCGTCGGGATGTGGTGGGGCTGGTGACGGTGGCGGGAAACCTGGACCCCCAAGCCTGGGTGCAGTGGCATGGCTTGGAAGCCTTATCTGGCTCTCTTAGTCCGGTGGAGGAAGTGACCGCCCTGGCCTCGGTGCCCCAATGGCATTTTGTGGGGGCCAAGGATGAGAATATTTCCCCCGCCCTGGTGGAAGGCTTTGCTGCCCGTTTCCCGGCTGGCCAACGGCCTCATGTGGTGACCGTTCCTGGCTTTGATCATCAATGTTGCTGGGCGGAGCGTTGGCCAGAGTTGTGGCATCGCCTCCAGCCTCAGATGTATCCCTAA
- a CDS encoding autotransporter domain-containing protein, giving the protein MTIDSQTRPLGTSLGRTYALSKKARFTLSVSADYTETRGDGYQEKRAGLANLKVQGHATEALVVGGKLHTS; this is encoded by the coding sequence ATGACGATAGATAGCCAGACCCGGCCCCTGGGGACCAGCCTGGGGCGGACCTATGCCCTGAGCAAAAAAGCCCGCTTCACGCTTTCCGTAAGCGCGGACTACACCGAAACCCGGGGCGATGGCTATCAGGAAAAGAGGGCAGGGCTGGCGAACCTCAAGGTGCAGGGCCATGCTACGGAGGCGCTCGTCGTCGGGGGGAAATTGCACACCAGCTGA
- a CDS encoding HDOD domain-containing protein, giving the protein MTRSSPPAPGAPVSREAQQQQDQEVLDRILGQGIKLPPQPRVVEQLQRQIQGLDTDLRAIARTIAQDAGITSLLFKAVQSSAYRQHQPFSSLEKILQAVGLSQTLHLVQAVALAGSQRVTRRRKAYERFWSRSQDVARLAMLIAGDKVAVCNVFPDQAYLAGIFHDCGVPLLLERFPSYGEAMGLEGDQGWIDYREEDRRFQADHCVVGYFIARHWGLPDFIADAIRFHHDLPRLVGGESRSLAAILQLAMHAYHLEHRLDEPDWPTLRGDVGEELGLAPEEEREYVEELLYRFQTDGE; this is encoded by the coding sequence ATGACCCGTTCTTCCCCACCCGCCCCCGGGGCCCCGGTTTCCCGGGAAGCCCAACAGCAACAGGATCAGGAGGTACTCGACCGGATTCTGGGCCAGGGCATTAAATTGCCGCCCCAACCCCGGGTGGTGGAGCAGTTGCAGCGCCAGATCCAGGGGCTGGATACGGATCTGCGGGCTATCGCCCGCACCATTGCCCAGGATGCGGGCATTACCTCCCTGCTGTTTAAGGCGGTCCAGTCTTCCGCCTATCGGCAGCACCAACCCTTTTCTTCCCTGGAAAAAATTCTCCAGGCCGTGGGTTTGAGCCAGACTCTCCATCTGGTGCAGGCCGTGGCCCTGGCCGGAAGTCAGCGGGTGACCCGGCGGCGCAAGGCCTATGAACGCTTCTGGAGCCGTTCCCAGGATGTGGCCCGGCTCGCCATGCTGATCGCCGGGGACAAAGTGGCGGTGTGCAACGTTTTCCCGGACCAGGCCTATCTGGCGGGGATTTTCCACGATTGCGGCGTGCCCCTGCTGCTGGAACGCTTTCCTTCCTACGGGGAGGCCATGGGCCTGGAGGGGGATCAGGGCTGGATCGACTATCGGGAAGAGGATCGGCGCTTTCAGGCGGATCACTGCGTGGTGGGCTATTTCATCGCCCGGCACTGGGGCCTGCCCGATTTCATTGCGGACGCCATCCGCTTCCACCACGACCTGCCCCGCCTGGTAGGGGGGGAATCCCGCTCCCTGGCGGCCATTCTGCAACTGGCCATGCACGCCTATCACCTGGAACATCGCCTGGATGAGCCGGACTGGCCTACCCTGCGGGGGGATGTGGGGGAAGAGCTGGGGCTGGCCCCGGAAGAAGAGCGGGAATACGTGGAAGAATTGCTGTATCGTTTTCAGACCGACGGGGAATGA
- the ugpQ gene encoding glycerophosphodiester phosphodiesterase, which translates to MTTTVPWPYPRLIAHRGGGKAAPENTLAALAVGRRAGFLGVEVDAMLSRDRTPYLLHDPDLERTTNGQGTLATTGDGEVARLDGGAWFSPQFAGEPVPTLVQALDRCRSLGLWINVEIKPAPGWEEETGEVVAATLGDWLAHQPKGPIPPPLLSSFSPLALEAARRVAPACARAWLVGQVPEDWADRARALGVVALHCQGESLGPDQARAIKAAGLGLACYTVNGGEQARALLAQGVDALITDNLALGQELGLLPQAS; encoded by the coding sequence ATGACCACCACCGTTCCCTGGCCCTATCCCCGCCTCATCGCCCATCGGGGCGGGGGCAAGGCCGCCCCGGAAAACACCCTGGCCGCCCTGGCAGTGGGCCGCCGGGCCGGTTTCCTAGGCGTGGAGGTGGACGCCATGTTGAGCCGGGATCGAACCCCCTATCTGCTCCACGACCCGGACCTGGAGCGCACCACCAACGGTCAGGGCACCCTGGCGACTACCGGGGATGGGGAAGTAGCCCGGCTGGACGGAGGGGCCTGGTTTTCCCCCCAGTTTGCCGGGGAACCCGTGCCCACCCTGGTCCAGGCCCTGGACCGGTGCCGCAGCCTGGGCCTCTGGATCAATGTGGAAATCAAACCCGCTCCCGGTTGGGAGGAGGAAACCGGGGAGGTGGTTGCCGCCACCCTGGGGGACTGGCTGGCCCACCAGCCAAAAGGCCCAATACCGCCGCCCCTGCTTTCCTCCTTTTCCCCCCTGGCCCTGGAGGCAGCCCGCCGGGTCGCCCCCGCCTGCGCCCGAGCCTGGCTGGTGGGCCAGGTACCGGAAGACTGGGCAGACCGGGCCCGGGCACTGGGGGTGGTCGCCCTCCACTGCCAGGGGGAAAGTCTGGGGCCGGATCAGGCCCGGGCCATCAAGGCGGCGGGCCTGGGGCTGGCCTGCTATACGGTCAATGGGGGAGAACAGGCCCGGGCCCTGCTGGCCCAGGGGGTGGATGCCCTGATAACGGATAATCTGGCCCTGGGGCAGGAGCTGGGGCTACTGCCCCAGGCAAGCTAG
- a CDS encoding DEAD/DEAH box helicase, whose product MRFDELGLAPEILKAVADLGYAEATPIQQQAIPLVLQGKDLKACAQTGTGKTAAFTLPLIQRLLPFATPSPSPAKHPVRALMLAPTRELALQVYESVKAYTKYTPFRSICLFGGVDIKPQIAEMKKGVEFVVATPGRLLDHVEQKSIHFNHVQALVLDEADRMLDMGFIPDIQRILNMLPAARQSLLFSATFSTEIQRLADSMLHEPILVEVARRNAVNETISHRVYPVAEERKKSLLIKLLRSGEITQTLVFVRTKQGCGRLARELERAGIPADAIHGDKSQGERIKALDAFKSGACKVLVATDVAARGLDIEDLPYVINYELPHTPEDYVHRIGRTGRAGRQGNAVSLVSAHEVVYLVDIEKLIKKQVEQVILEGYGPEADWEYPPGEKKKHHAREVHAAAKPVAGRAQAPARSGENRRRHVAADGFDFDKPYESAAAANTETPEKKPAPAANPGNPHQRKKPVVAALLGGLGR is encoded by the coding sequence TTGCGTTTTGATGAGCTGGGCCTGGCGCCCGAAATCCTGAAAGCCGTTGCCGACCTGGGCTATGCCGAGGCCACCCCCATCCAGCAGCAAGCCATTCCCCTGGTGCTCCAGGGCAAGGATCTGAAAGCCTGCGCCCAGACCGGCACGGGCAAGACGGCGGCCTTTACCCTGCCCCTGATCCAGCGCCTGCTGCCCTTCGCTACCCCCAGCCCCTCCCCGGCCAAACACCCGGTACGGGCCCTGATGCTGGCCCCCACCCGGGAACTGGCCCTGCAGGTCTACGAGTCGGTGAAGGCCTACACCAAATACACCCCCTTCCGCAGTATCTGCCTCTTCGGCGGCGTGGACATCAAGCCCCAGATCGCGGAAATGAAAAAGGGGGTGGAATTTGTGGTGGCCACCCCGGGCCGTCTCCTGGATCACGTGGAGCAAAAGAGCATCCACTTCAACCACGTCCAGGCCCTAGTGCTGGATGAGGCGGACCGGATGCTGGACATGGGCTTTATCCCGGACATCCAGCGCATTCTCAACATGCTTCCCGCCGCCCGGCAAAGCCTGCTTTTTTCCGCCACCTTTTCCACGGAAATCCAGCGCCTGGCCGATTCCATGCTGCACGAGCCCATCCTGGTGGAAGTGGCCCGGCGCAATGCAGTCAACGAAACCATCAGCCATCGGGTTTATCCCGTGGCGGAAGAACGGAAAAAGAGCCTGCTCATCAAGCTGCTCCGCTCCGGGGAAATCACCCAGACCCTGGTCTTCGTGCGCACCAAGCAGGGCTGCGGCCGTCTGGCCCGGGAACTGGAACGGGCCGGTATTCCGGCAGACGCCATCCACGGGGACAAATCCCAGGGGGAACGGATCAAAGCCCTGGACGCCTTCAAGAGCGGTGCCTGCAAGGTGCTGGTGGCCACGGACGTGGCCGCCCGGGGGCTGGACATTGAAGACCTGCCCTACGTGATCAATTACGAGCTGCCCCACACTCCGGAAGACTACGTGCACCGCATCGGCCGCACCGGTCGGGCCGGACGCCAGGGCAACGCGGTGTCCCTGGTGAGCGCCCACGAGGTGGTCTATCTGGTGGACATTGAAAAGCTCATCAAGAAGCAGGTGGAACAGGTCATCCTGGAAGGCTACGGTCCGGAAGCGGACTGGGAATATCCGCCGGGGGAAAAGAAAAAGCACCACGCCCGGGAAGTGCACGCCGCCGCCAAACCGGTGGCCGGTCGGGCCCAGGCCCCGGCCCGGAGCGGGGAAAACCGGCGCCGCCATGTGGCCGCCGACGGTTTCGATTTCGACAAACCCTACGAATCCGCCGCTGCCGCCAATACGGAAACTCCGGAAAAGAAGCCGGCTCCCGCCGCCAATCCGGGCAATCCCCATCAGCGCAAAAAGCCGGTGGTGGCAGCCCTCCTGGGGGGCCTGGGACGCTAA
- a CDS encoding extracellular solute-binding protein yields MSFRLHSLISNRLSRALLASGLLSLSLGASAAVEITIAHQLDDARANRLQQVVDRFNAEQKDYHVVLKFHNDGEAPGDLNLADRDNLSHFVGGKVEYKPLFQVLSDARVKVDLSHIAPALKGGVTDSRGRLVALPVAYSTPVLFYNKAAFRRAGLDAENPPKTWWQVQAAAGKLVKAGYSCPYTTSWPAWVHIDNVSARSGAEPVVHGTETTFNSMAQIKHIALLSSWYKAKYFVTFGRTNEADAHFAKGECGMLTSSSDLYASLRDKSDLEVGVAPLPYYDDIFGGARQALADGASLWVGPGRKPVEYKGVAKFVSFLMAPDMQLEISKAGGFLPLTTASALATRGKLLGADFANQQVAYSQLGGAAPRSAYSKTGSNLTMVSRIEPVRVIIDEELEAVWANKKPAKEALDDAVARSNAVLRSNRPLQHVATIR; encoded by the coding sequence ATGTCTTTCCGGCTTCACTCTTTGATTAGCAACCGTCTCAGCCGCGCCCTCCTGGCCTCCGGTCTCCTTTCCCTTTCCCTAGGCGCCAGCGCCGCCGTGGAAATCACCATCGCCCACCAGCTGGACGACGCCCGGGCCAACCGCCTGCAACAGGTGGTGGACCGCTTCAACGCCGAGCAAAAGGATTACCACGTCGTACTCAAATTCCACAACGACGGGGAAGCCCCCGGGGACCTCAACCTGGCGGACCGGGACAATCTCTCCCATTTCGTCGGCGGTAAGGTGGAATACAAGCCCCTCTTCCAGGTGCTGAGCGACGCCCGGGTCAAGGTGGATTTGTCCCATATCGCCCCGGCCCTGAAGGGCGGAGTGACGGATAGCCGGGGCCGTCTGGTGGCCCTGCCCGTGGCCTATTCCACCCCGGTATTGTTCTACAACAAAGCGGCCTTCCGCCGCGCCGGTCTGGATGCGGAAAATCCCCCCAAGACCTGGTGGCAGGTGCAGGCAGCGGCAGGCAAGCTGGTTAAGGCGGGCTATTCCTGCCCCTACACCACCTCCTGGCCGGCCTGGGTGCACATTGACAATGTGAGCGCCCGGAGCGGGGCGGAACCGGTGGTGCACGGAACGGAAACCACCTTCAACAGCATGGCCCAGATCAAGCATATCGCCCTGCTCTCCAGCTGGTACAAGGCCAAGTATTTCGTCACCTTCGGCCGTACCAACGAAGCGGATGCCCATTTCGCCAAGGGGGAATGCGGCATGCTCACCAGCAGCTCCGACCTCTACGCCAGCCTGCGGGACAAGTCCGATCTGGAAGTGGGCGTGGCGCCCCTGCCCTACTACGACGACATCTTCGGCGGCGCCCGTCAGGCCCTGGCCGACGGCGCTTCCCTGTGGGTAGGCCCGGGCCGCAAGCCGGTGGAATACAAGGGCGTGGCCAAGTTCGTCTCCTTCCTCATGGCGCCGGACATGCAGCTGGAAATCTCCAAGGCCGGGGGTTTCCTGCCCCTCACCACCGCCTCCGCCTTGGCGACCCGGGGTAAGCTCCTGGGCGCGGACTTCGCCAACCAGCAGGTAGCCTATTCCCAACTGGGCGGCGCTGCCCCCCGGTCTGCCTATAGCAAGACTGGCAGCAATCTGACCATGGTTTCCCGCATTGAACCGGTGCGGGTCATCATTGACGAGGAACTGGAAGCGGTATGGGCCAACAAGAAACCGGCCAAGGAAGCCCTGGACGACGCGGTAGCCCGGAGTAACGCGGTGCTGCGCAGCAACCGTCCCCTGCAACACGTGGCCACCATCCGCTAA